A window of Haloarchaeobius litoreus contains these coding sequences:
- the ilvA gene encoding threonine ammonia-lyase, whose product MLELDDVLAAEPRVRETSRHTPIEYTHTFSDMTGAEVHLKMENFQRTGSFKIRGATNRIATLSEEEKAAGVVTASAGNHAQGVALAATRSGVDAKIVMPEYAPISKIKATQSYGAAVVLHGADYDEAAEKAHELEREEGRTYVHAFDDEMVMAGQGTIGLEILEDLPEVETVVVPIGGGGLISGIATAIKAQSPDTRVIGVQAEGASSVAQSLTKGHRVELDRVDTIADGIAVRGPGTLTYEVIKERVDEVVTVSDPEIAMALTYVLERGKTLVEGAGAAPLAALLFDKFDYEEGEVIVPAMCGGNIDLNMLTTVIMRGLVATGRYVKIRTVLRDRPGSLEDLLHVISEKKANIYAIQHDRTSRQIGMADTEVEVDLETRGRDHIDELLEAIRDAGYEVEVLV is encoded by the coding sequence ATGCTCGAACTCGACGACGTTCTCGCCGCGGAGCCGCGAGTCAGGGAGACATCGCGGCACACACCCATCGAGTACACGCACACCTTCTCGGACATGACGGGCGCGGAGGTCCACCTGAAGATGGAGAACTTCCAGCGCACCGGCTCGTTCAAGATCCGGGGGGCGACGAACCGCATCGCCACGCTCTCCGAGGAGGAGAAGGCGGCGGGCGTCGTCACGGCGAGCGCGGGCAACCACGCACAGGGGGTCGCACTGGCGGCCACCCGCTCGGGCGTCGACGCGAAGATCGTCATGCCGGAGTACGCACCCATCTCGAAGATCAAGGCGACCCAGAGCTACGGCGCGGCGGTCGTCCTCCACGGCGCGGACTACGACGAGGCCGCCGAGAAGGCCCACGAGTTAGAGCGCGAGGAGGGCCGCACCTACGTCCACGCGTTCGACGACGAGATGGTGATGGCCGGGCAGGGCACCATCGGCCTGGAGATACTGGAGGACCTCCCCGAGGTCGAGACGGTCGTCGTCCCCATCGGCGGCGGTGGACTCATCTCCGGCATCGCGACCGCTATCAAGGCACAGAGCCCGGACACGCGGGTCATCGGCGTGCAGGCCGAGGGCGCGTCGAGCGTCGCCCAGTCGCTCACGAAGGGCCACCGGGTCGAGCTCGACCGCGTCGACACAATCGCCGACGGTATCGCGGTTCGCGGTCCCGGCACGCTCACCTACGAGGTCATCAAGGAGCGCGTCGACGAGGTCGTCACGGTCTCCGACCCGGAGATCGCGATGGCGCTGACGTACGTGCTGGAGCGCGGGAAGACGCTGGTCGAGGGTGCCGGCGCGGCACCGCTCGCGGCGCTGCTGTTCGACAAGTTCGACTACGAGGAGGGCGAGGTCATCGTCCCGGCGATGTGCGGGGGCAACATCGACCTGAACATGCTGACGACGGTCATCATGCGCGGTCTCGTCGCGACGGGCCGGTACGTGAAGATACGGACCGTGCTCCGTGACCGTCCCGGCTCGCTGGAGGACCTGCTGCACGTCATCAGCGAGAAGAAGGCGAACATCTACGCCATCCAGCACGACCGCACCTCGCGACAGATCGGCATGGCCGACACCGAGGTCGAGGTCGACCTCGAAACCCGGGGGAGAGACCACATCGACGAACTCCTCGAGGCCATCCGCGACGCCGGCTACGAGGTCGAGGTACTGGTCTGA
- a CDS encoding gamma-glutamylcyclotransferase family protein has translation MDVFVYGTLTDPDRVAAVLDDWSLGPDAVLRGAHRVEGRYPTLAPGGETVGRLLRTSDIDALDRYEGVERGLYRRVAVPRGDGRAGEPVQVYVGDPARLGAADGSTWPDGDPPPLAVLAELVAAGCTVVSSPE, from the coding sequence ATGGACGTCTTCGTCTACGGGACTCTCACGGACCCCGACCGCGTCGCTGCCGTGCTCGACGACTGGTCGCTCGGGCCGGACGCCGTCCTCCGGGGTGCCCACCGCGTGGAGGGCCGGTACCCGACGCTCGCCCCCGGCGGTGAGACGGTGGGTCGTCTCCTCCGAACGTCGGATATCGACGCGCTCGACCGCTACGAGGGCGTCGAGCGCGGGCTGTATCGACGCGTCGCTGTTCCACGCGGTGACGGCCGGGCAGGCGAGCCGGTACAGGTGTACGTCGGCGACCCTGCCAGGCTCGGCGCGGCCGACGGGTCGACGTGGCCGGACGGCGACCCGCCGCCGCTCGCCGTGCTGGCCGAACTGGTTGCGGCCGGCTGTACCGTGGTATCGTCGCCCGAATGA
- a CDS encoding MATE family efflux transporter, whose product MDRGRLYAVWRRVLGLSWPVMVEQTVRTAMRTTDIIVTGLFSPAAIAAIGLADLYSRFPLRIGLGLGGGAIALSSQDTGAGAAANRDEAVTQAVLLGLVTGIPFAVFGLLFGYWAIALLGANDTVASLGGTYLAIVFATAPARQVSLIAARSLQGTGDTRTPMYVNVVSNGLNIVGSVVLGLGLFGVPRYEIVGVGAATAFSNVFTAVVLCAVMFAGRTSASFARPTDPVIARQLVVVSAPRVVEGFVETFAEFPFNALLLGFGTEVNAAFQVGRRLYQQVTGPLSRGYSVAASVVVGQALGDGDPEGARENGYATALLGLVTVGSIGLVLVVTAPLFVRIFTRDPATVGYAVDFARAYGLAAPALVTFVVFSGSLQGGSETRTPFVARILGLGVFFLGFSYVVGVVLGYGVVGAYGGIIGYYGLAAVVVALGFRYGDWASRAARMMAERGSGAD is encoded by the coding sequence ATGGACCGGGGTCGGCTGTACGCTGTCTGGCGGCGGGTCCTCGGGCTCTCGTGGCCGGTGATGGTCGAGCAGACGGTGCGCACCGCGATGCGCACCACCGACATCATCGTCACGGGGCTGTTCTCGCCGGCGGCCATCGCGGCCATCGGGCTGGCCGACCTCTACTCGCGCTTCCCGCTCCGCATCGGCCTCGGGCTCGGCGGTGGGGCCATCGCGCTGTCGAGCCAGGACACCGGCGCGGGCGCGGCGGCGAACCGCGACGAGGCGGTCACGCAGGCGGTCCTGCTCGGACTCGTCACCGGTATCCCGTTCGCCGTCTTCGGGCTGCTGTTCGGCTACTGGGCCATCGCCCTGCTCGGCGCGAACGACACCGTCGCCAGCCTCGGCGGCACCTACCTCGCCATCGTCTTCGCGACCGCGCCGGCCCGCCAGGTGTCGCTCATCGCCGCCCGGTCGTTGCAGGGCACCGGCGACACGCGTACGCCGATGTACGTCAACGTCGTCTCGAACGGGCTGAACATCGTCGGGAGCGTCGTGCTCGGCCTCGGACTCTTTGGCGTGCCGCGCTACGAGATCGTCGGCGTCGGGGCCGCGACCGCCTTCAGCAACGTGTTCACCGCGGTCGTGCTCTGTGCGGTGATGTTCGCGGGCCGGACGAGCGCGAGCTTCGCCCGGCCCACCGACCCCGTCATCGCCCGCCAGCTGGTCGTCGTCTCCGCACCCCGGGTCGTCGAGGGGTTCGTGGAGACGTTCGCGGAGTTCCCGTTCAACGCGCTGCTGCTCGGCTTCGGCACCGAGGTCAACGCCGCGTTCCAGGTCGGTCGTCGACTCTACCAGCAGGTCACCGGGCCGCTCTCGCGGGGGTACAGCGTCGCCGCGAGCGTCGTCGTCGGACAGGCCCTCGGCGACGGCGACCCCGAGGGGGCCCGCGAGAACGGCTACGCGACCGCGCTGCTCGGGCTCGTCACCGTCGGGAGCATCGGGCTCGTCCTGGTCGTGACCGCACCGCTGTTCGTGCGCATCTTCACCCGCGACCCCGCGACCGTCGGCTACGCCGTCGACTTCGCCCGGGCCTACGGCCTCGCGGCACCGGCGCTCGTGACGTTCGTCGTCTTCTCCGGCAGCCTGCAGGGCGGCAGCGAGACGCGCACGCCGTTCGTCGCCCGCATCCTCGGGCTCGGTGTCTTCTTCCTCGGCTTCAGCTACGTCGTCGGCGTCGTCCTCGGCTACGGCGTCGTCGGCGCGTACGGCGGTATCATCGGCTACTACGGGCTCGCGGCGGTCGTCGTCGCGCTCGGCTTCCGGTACGGCGACTGGGCGAGCCGGGCCGCACGGATGATGGCAGAACGTGGGAGCGGGGCGGACTGA
- a CDS encoding sensor histidine kinase, translated as MSDTQRPSVLCVVAADERRASLVDAFDESISVETMASVDDAVAMLETSVGIHCVLLGDDVRDGDLVEAIEQFDGLILDPPVVAVAEDRVDVAAAALDAGAVDVVDDGSAVARRLAVGRAVRAAERWIRETESRSMSKVRTLFENTSDGIVEAKLSGETAIIQQANHAFASMFGAEPGTLVGQDLDEVVLPPSRRTEGRDINRRVANGERVETEVRRFAADEVRTFLLRSVAVTRGSDRAYFVYTDVTERRERERELQRQNERLDEFAGIVSHDLRNPLTVARGHHELLDDEYDHPSLDELGWALDRMESLIADVLQLARTGKTVDDPQPASLKHVVREAWSYCDTASASLTVVEHDGALLADPERLSALFENLYRNSVAHVGDDVAVTVERAARGFAVADDGPGLPVTDASRAFEQGFTTAENGTGFGLAIVEDIAEAHGWTVRVDPTHDGARFVFEGVEWVDADRLDPGEQSGDAAVDEDAGV; from the coding sequence ATGTCCGACACGCAACGCCCGTCCGTCCTCTGTGTCGTCGCGGCCGACGAGCGTCGTGCCTCCCTCGTCGATGCGTTCGACGAGAGCATCAGTGTCGAGACGATGGCGTCCGTCGATGACGCGGTGGCGATGCTCGAGACATCAGTCGGCATCCACTGCGTGCTGCTGGGCGACGACGTTCGAGACGGCGACCTCGTCGAGGCCATCGAGCAGTTCGATGGGCTGATCCTCGACCCGCCGGTCGTCGCCGTCGCCGAGGACCGGGTCGACGTGGCGGCGGCGGCGCTCGACGCCGGTGCGGTCGACGTGGTCGACGACGGGAGCGCGGTGGCCCGCCGGCTGGCGGTCGGACGGGCTGTCCGTGCCGCCGAGCGCTGGATCCGGGAGACGGAGTCCCGCTCGATGTCGAAGGTCCGGACGCTGTTCGAGAACACGAGCGACGGCATCGTCGAGGCGAAACTCTCCGGCGAGACGGCCATCATCCAGCAGGCGAACCACGCCTTCGCGTCGATGTTCGGCGCGGAGCCAGGCACGCTGGTCGGCCAGGACCTCGACGAGGTGGTGCTCCCGCCGTCACGACGGACCGAGGGACGCGACATCAACCGCCGCGTCGCGAACGGCGAGCGCGTCGAGACGGAGGTGCGTCGGTTCGCCGCCGACGAGGTCCGGACGTTCCTGCTCAGGAGCGTCGCCGTCACCAGGGGAAGCGACCGGGCGTACTTCGTCTACACGGACGTGACCGAGCGACGCGAGCGCGAGCGCGAGCTCCAGCGCCAGAACGAGCGCCTTGACGAGTTCGCCGGCATCGTCAGCCACGACCTCCGCAACCCGTTGACGGTCGCCCGCGGCCACCACGAGCTGCTCGACGACGAGTACGACCACCCCTCGCTCGACGAACTGGGCTGGGCGCTCGACCGCATGGAGTCGCTCATCGCGGACGTGCTCCAGCTGGCACGGACGGGGAAGACCGTCGACGACCCCCAGCCGGCGTCGCTCAAGCACGTCGTACGGGAGGCGTGGTCGTACTGCGACACCGCGTCAGCGAGCCTGACCGTCGTCGAGCACGACGGGGCGCTGCTGGCCGACCCGGAGCGCCTGAGCGCGCTGTTCGAGAACCTCTACCGGAACTCGGTCGCCCACGTCGGCGACGACGTGGCGGTCACCGTCGAACGCGCCGCTCGCGGCTTCGCGGTCGCCGACGACGGCCCCGGACTGCCCGTGACCGACGCCAGTCGGGCGTTCGAGCAGGGGTTCACGACCGCCGAGAACGGCACGGGCTTCGGACTGGCCATCGTCGAGGACATCGCCGAGGCCCACGGCTGGACGGTCAGGGTCGACCCGACCCACGACGGCGCGCGCTTCGTCTTCGAGGGCGTCGAGTGGGTCGACGCCGACCGGCTCGACCCCGGCGAGCAGTCGGGTGATGCGGCGGTCGACGAGGACGCCGGGGTCTGA
- a CDS encoding DUF7490 domain-containing protein, which produces MRTEAVLAGVALFVLVATAGVLVAVPDAVQSPTSEPTDPGVGSISDLTIAVENVSGGTATFAVTPYIEHRGNPAPNVSVVLRAVDDESGVVADTRTLPLGELTGGREVNATGTLAVPREGGYRIEAVLYRDGRRLDTGSRTVSGVDSLVPEYERTPVAFHDFAGADLPVIEYSIASVSADEATLDVTTYLTNTGDAPADDLRFVLKARQNGSNVVADRTTVDVGRVDPGETVTPTAELTVPDGYDYYLDAILWRGDTVVDTQRSVANLGPGTGLSVDEPTDTDGFRSGDFADDGGAGRPPERTEAAADGGGQPGFGVPVALAGLLATALFARRLRR; this is translated from the coding sequence ATGCGAACCGAAGCAGTCCTGGCGGGGGTCGCCCTGTTCGTGCTCGTGGCCACCGCCGGGGTGCTCGTCGCGGTCCCCGACGCCGTCCAGTCCCCCACGTCGGAGCCCACCGACCCCGGCGTCGGCTCCATCTCCGACCTGACCATCGCCGTCGAGAACGTCTCCGGTGGGACGGCGACGTTCGCCGTGACCCCGTACATCGAGCACCGCGGCAACCCCGCACCGAACGTCAGCGTCGTCCTCCGCGCCGTCGACGACGAGAGCGGCGTCGTCGCCGACACACGGACGCTCCCGCTCGGCGAACTCACCGGCGGGCGGGAGGTCAACGCCACCGGGACGCTCGCGGTCCCCCGCGAGGGTGGCTACCGCATCGAGGCCGTCCTCTACCGCGACGGCCGCCGGCTCGATACCGGGAGCCGGACCGTCTCCGGCGTCGACAGCCTCGTCCCCGAGTACGAGCGGACGCCCGTCGCCTTCCACGACTTCGCGGGTGCCGACCTCCCCGTCATCGAGTACAGCATCGCCTCGGTGTCGGCCGACGAGGCCACCCTCGACGTGACGACGTACCTCACGAACACCGGCGACGCGCCCGCCGACGACCTCCGGTTCGTCCTGAAGGCACGGCAGAACGGCTCGAACGTCGTCGCCGACCGGACGACCGTCGACGTCGGGCGGGTCGACCCCGGCGAGACCGTCACCCCGACCGCCGAGCTGACCGTCCCCGACGGCTACGACTACTACCTCGACGCCATCCTCTGGCGCGGCGACACCGTCGTCGACACCCAGCGGTCGGTCGCCAACCTCGGCCCGGGAACCGGCCTCAGCGTCGACGAACCCACCGACACCGACGGCTTCCGGAGCGGTGACTTCGCCGACGACGGCGGGGCCGGCCGCCCCCCGGAGAGGACCGAGGCGGCGGCCGACGGCGGCGGCCAGCCCGGCTTCGGCGTCCCGGTCGCCCTCGCCGGACTGCTCGCGACCGCCCTGTTCGCACGGAGGCTCCGACGATGA
- the citZ gene encoding citrate synthase, whose translation MSDDLKKGLEGVLVAESELSFIDGDEGRLVYRGYDIEDLARDASYEEVLYLLWHGRLPNRDELDEFSESMATAREIDDGVMATVRELAAADEEPMAALRTVVSQLSAYDDDAAADPTDEAANLRKGRRITAKIPTILAAFVRVRNGDEPVAPREDLDHATNFLYMLNGEVPDDVLAETFDMALVLHADHGLNASTFTSMVISSTLADLHSAIPGGIGALSGSLHGGANQDVMEALLELDDSGKDPVEWVEDRLDAGERVPGFGHRVYNVKDPRAKILSEKSEALGEAAGTPQWHDYSVAIEEYLTEEKGLAPNVDFYSASTYYQMGIPIDIYTPIFVMSRVGGWVAHVLEQYEDNRLIRPRARYVGPMDEEFVPVDER comes from the coding sequence ATGTCTGACGACCTCAAGAAAGGGCTGGAGGGTGTTCTCGTTGCCGAGTCCGAGCTGAGCTTCATCGACGGCGACGAGGGCCGCCTCGTCTATCGTGGCTACGACATCGAGGACCTCGCCCGAGACGCCAGCTACGAGGAGGTGCTCTACCTCCTCTGGCACGGCCGACTCCCGAATCGGGACGAGCTCGACGAGTTCTCCGAGTCGATGGCCACCGCACGGGAGATCGACGACGGCGTCATGGCGACGGTGCGCGAGCTCGCCGCCGCCGACGAGGAGCCGATGGCCGCGCTCCGGACCGTGGTGTCGCAGCTCTCGGCGTACGACGACGACGCCGCGGCAGACCCGACGGACGAGGCGGCGAACCTCCGGAAGGGCCGGCGCATCACGGCGAAGATCCCGACCATCCTCGCCGCGTTCGTCCGCGTCCGCAACGGCGACGAGCCCGTCGCACCCCGCGAGGACCTCGACCACGCGACGAACTTCCTCTACATGCTGAACGGCGAGGTGCCCGACGACGTGCTCGCCGAGACGTTCGACATGGCGCTCGTGCTCCACGCCGACCACGGCCTGAACGCCTCGACGTTCACGTCGATGGTCATCTCCTCGACGCTCGCGGACCTGCACTCCGCGATTCCGGGCGGTATCGGCGCGCTCTCGGGTAGCCTGCACGGCGGTGCGAACCAGGACGTGATGGAGGCGCTGCTCGAACTCGACGACTCCGGCAAGGACCCCGTCGAATGGGTCGAGGACCGCCTCGATGCCGGCGAGCGCGTCCCCGGCTTCGGCCACCGCGTCTACAACGTCAAGGACCCCCGCGCGAAGATCCTCTCCGAGAAGTCCGAGGCGCTCGGCGAGGCCGCGGGCACGCCCCAGTGGCACGACTACTCCGTCGCCATCGAGGAGTACCTCACCGAGGAGAAGGGCCTCGCGCCGAACGTCGACTTCTACTCCGCCTCGACGTACTACCAGATGGGCATCCCCATCGACATCTACACCCCCATCTTCGTCATGAGCCGTGTCGGCGGCTGGGTCGCCCACGTGCTGGAGCAGTACGAGGACAACCGGCTCATCCGGCCGCGCGCCCGCTACGTCGGCCCGATGGACGAGGAGTTCGTGCCGGTCGACGAACGGTAG
- a CDS encoding potassium channel family protein, translating to MDVGDVEYEPVSVKAVLAEMKDTAELMIDMSFSAVLLGSREVAEEVLELEERMDVLQMRARMSLMMAARSPEDAEALAPVLGVVGATEKISDATGDVAKVVIEEIGLPDALRTALPEAIETVARATVAEDSPVAGRTLRDLNLETETGVRVIAIRRGGDWLLNPDRDDYIHAGDVLLLRGTEGNVAPVYADVTGSEYVAPEPVEAGIEDLDRAVDSIVLMKNMSELSVDLAYGSVLYGSEGLAEEVAELEAEVDALQSRFEAWVLRAASRVDDPVSLRGLMHIAEATEVISDAALEIAEGVLRGMGTHPVVAEAVFESDEVVVRLDVVPDSGLAGTTLGERMVRTETGMRVIAVRHTDADGDDWEISPGPETLLQPGDVLIAKGTRAGAERLSALTGDDSLDVD from the coding sequence ATGGACGTCGGCGACGTGGAGTACGAGCCCGTGAGCGTGAAGGCCGTGCTCGCGGAGATGAAGGACACCGCCGAGCTGATGATCGACATGTCGTTCTCGGCGGTGCTGCTCGGGAGCCGGGAGGTCGCCGAGGAGGTGCTGGAGCTGGAAGAGCGCATGGACGTGCTCCAGATGCGCGCCCGGATGAGCCTCATGATGGCCGCCCGGTCGCCGGAGGACGCCGAGGCGCTCGCGCCCGTGCTGGGCGTCGTCGGCGCGACCGAGAAGATCAGCGACGCGACCGGCGACGTGGCGAAGGTCGTCATCGAGGAGATCGGCCTCCCCGACGCACTCCGGACCGCGCTCCCCGAGGCCATCGAGACGGTGGCGCGGGCGACGGTCGCCGAGGACTCGCCGGTCGCCGGGCGGACCCTCCGCGATTTGAATCTGGAGACCGAGACCGGCGTGCGCGTCATCGCAATCCGGCGCGGTGGCGACTGGCTGCTGAACCCGGACCGCGACGACTACATCCACGCCGGCGACGTGCTCCTCCTGCGCGGTACCGAGGGGAACGTCGCGCCCGTCTACGCCGACGTGACCGGGAGCGAGTACGTCGCCCCCGAGCCCGTCGAGGCCGGCATCGAGGACCTGGATCGCGCCGTCGACTCCATCGTCCTCATGAAGAACATGAGCGAACTCAGCGTCGACCTGGCCTACGGCTCAGTGCTGTACGGCAGCGAGGGACTCGCCGAGGAGGTCGCCGAACTCGAAGCCGAGGTCGACGCGCTCCAATCCCGCTTCGAGGCGTGGGTGCTCCGGGCCGCCAGCCGGGTGGACGACCCCGTCTCGCTGCGCGGGCTGATGCACATCGCGGAGGCGACCGAGGTCATCTCCGACGCCGCCCTGGAGATCGCCGAGGGCGTCCTCCGCGGCATGGGCACCCACCCCGTCGTCGCCGAGGCCGTCTTCGAGTCCGACGAGGTCGTCGTCCGCCTCGACGTCGTCCCCGACTCCGGGCTGGCGGGGACAACCCTCGGCGAGCGGATGGTCCGCACCGAGACCGGGATGCGGGTCATCGCGGTCCGGCACACCGACGCCGACGGCGACGACTGGGAGATCTCTCCCGGCCCCGAGACCCTGCTCCAGCCCGGCGACGTGCTCATCGCGAAGGGGACCCGGGCCGGAGCGGAGCGGCTGTCGGCGCTGACGGGTGACGACTCGCTCGACGTGGACTGA